The Cervus elaphus chromosome 32, mCerEla1.1, whole genome shotgun sequence genome window below encodes:
- the POMK gene encoding protein O-mannose kinase isoform X1 produces METGPPEGRKGPAPRELPPAVGLLLSMALMNVVLYLCLDRLVTVPRGPAEHPGRCPPGHFSMEQVTTCSPWLSCEQLRTEVRPLKRVGEGAVKTKCARTAVWGSCSPASGGRTAGPGRASFQLLLFQPKSRKSMTVLKRVPCVQPFLFVVSSAPFKVFLSEWKERKVALSRLTRPEVRDDFLHGLQMLRALQSEHVVTLLGYCEDDNTILTEYHPLGALGNLEATLSLAKYRSLNTWQHRLQLALGYVAVLDFLHRSPLGTLVMCDSSDLPKTLSQYLLTANFSIVLNDLDALPLVNRSSGALVKCGHRELRGDFVAPEQLWPFGEDVPFQDDLMPAYDEKTDIWKIPDVSSFLLGHVEGSDMVRFHLFDIHKACKSQVPAERPTAQAVLNAYQKVLNLLRDTATSQTREML; encoded by the exons ATGGAGACGGGGCCCCCGGAGGGCAGGAAGGGGCCCGCGCCCAGGGAGCTGCCCCCGGCCGTGGGGCTGCTGCTGTCCATGGCGCTCATGAACGTCGTCCTCTACCTCTGCCTCGACCGGCTCGTCACCGTGCCCCGGGGCCCTGCGGAGCACCCCGGCCGCTGCCCGCCCGGCCACTTCAGCATGGAGCAGGTGACCACCTGCTCCCCGTGGCTGTCCTGCGAGCAGCTGAGGACGGAAGTGAGGCCGCTGAAGCGCGTCGGGGAGGGAGCTGTGAAGACG AAGTGTGCGCGCACGGCCGTGTGGGGCAGCTGCTCGCCGGCCAGCGGTGGCAGGACAGCTGGCCCAGGGCGTGCGTCGTTTCAGCTCCTGCTGTTCCAGCCAAAGTCACGGAAAAGCATGACCGTGTTAAAGCGTGTTCCCTGCGTACAGCCATTCCTATTTGTGGTTTCCTCTGCACCTTTTAAG GTGTTTCTGTCCGAGTGGAAGGAACGCAAGGTGGCCCTGTCGCGGCTCACCAGGCCGGAGGTGAGAGACGATTTCCTGCACGGGCTGCAGATGCTGCGGGCGCTGCAGAGCGAGCACGTGGTCACGCTGCTGGGCTACTGTGAGGATGACAACACCATCCTCACTGAGTACCACCCCTTGGGCGCCCTGGGCAACCTGGAGGCGACGCTGAGCCTCGCCAAGTACCGCAGCCTGAACACGTGGCAGCACCGGCTGCAGCTGGCCCTGGGCTACGTGGCCGTCCTCGACTTCCTGCACCGCAGCCCCCTGGGCACGCTGGTCATGTGCGACTCCAGCGACCTGCCCAAGACCCTGTCCCAGTACCTGCTGACCGCCAACTTCAGCATCGTGCTCAACGACCTGGACGCCCTGCCGCTGGTGAACCGCAGCTCCGGGGCCCTGGTGAAGTGCGGCCACCGGGAGCTCCGTGGGGACTTCGTGGCCCCAGAGCAGCTGTGGCCCTTTGGAGAGGACGTGCCCTTCCAGGACGACCTCATGCCTGCGTATGACGAGAAGACTGACATCTGGAAGATTCCCGACGTCTCCAGTTTCCTTCTGGGGCACGTGGAGGGGAGCGACATGGTccgattccacttgtttgacatTCACAAGGCATGTAAGAGCCAGGTGCCTGCAGAGAGACCCACCGCTCAGGCCGTCCTGAACGCTTACCAGAAGGTTCTGAATCTACTCAGAGACACCGCGACGTCTCAGACTAGAGAGATGCTGTGA
- the POMK gene encoding protein O-mannose kinase isoform X2 — METGPPEGRKGPAPRELPPAVGLLLSMALMNVVLYLCLDRLVTVPRGPAEHPGRCPPGHFSMEQVTTCSPWLSCEQLRTEVRPLKRVGEGAVKTVFLSEWKERKVALSRLTRPEVRDDFLHGLQMLRALQSEHVVTLLGYCEDDNTILTEYHPLGALGNLEATLSLAKYRSLNTWQHRLQLALGYVAVLDFLHRSPLGTLVMCDSSDLPKTLSQYLLTANFSIVLNDLDALPLVNRSSGALVKCGHRELRGDFVAPEQLWPFGEDVPFQDDLMPAYDEKTDIWKIPDVSSFLLGHVEGSDMVRFHLFDIHKACKSQVPAERPTAQAVLNAYQKVLNLLRDTATSQTREML, encoded by the exons ATGGAGACGGGGCCCCCGGAGGGCAGGAAGGGGCCCGCGCCCAGGGAGCTGCCCCCGGCCGTGGGGCTGCTGCTGTCCATGGCGCTCATGAACGTCGTCCTCTACCTCTGCCTCGACCGGCTCGTCACCGTGCCCCGGGGCCCTGCGGAGCACCCCGGCCGCTGCCCGCCCGGCCACTTCAGCATGGAGCAGGTGACCACCTGCTCCCCGTGGCTGTCCTGCGAGCAGCTGAGGACGGAAGTGAGGCCGCTGAAGCGCGTCGGGGAGGGAGCTGTGAAGACG GTGTTTCTGTCCGAGTGGAAGGAACGCAAGGTGGCCCTGTCGCGGCTCACCAGGCCGGAGGTGAGAGACGATTTCCTGCACGGGCTGCAGATGCTGCGGGCGCTGCAGAGCGAGCACGTGGTCACGCTGCTGGGCTACTGTGAGGATGACAACACCATCCTCACTGAGTACCACCCCTTGGGCGCCCTGGGCAACCTGGAGGCGACGCTGAGCCTCGCCAAGTACCGCAGCCTGAACACGTGGCAGCACCGGCTGCAGCTGGCCCTGGGCTACGTGGCCGTCCTCGACTTCCTGCACCGCAGCCCCCTGGGCACGCTGGTCATGTGCGACTCCAGCGACCTGCCCAAGACCCTGTCCCAGTACCTGCTGACCGCCAACTTCAGCATCGTGCTCAACGACCTGGACGCCCTGCCGCTGGTGAACCGCAGCTCCGGGGCCCTGGTGAAGTGCGGCCACCGGGAGCTCCGTGGGGACTTCGTGGCCCCAGAGCAGCTGTGGCCCTTTGGAGAGGACGTGCCCTTCCAGGACGACCTCATGCCTGCGTATGACGAGAAGACTGACATCTGGAAGATTCCCGACGTCTCCAGTTTCCTTCTGGGGCACGTGGAGGGGAGCGACATGGTccgattccacttgtttgacatTCACAAGGCATGTAAGAGCCAGGTGCCTGCAGAGAGACCCACCGCTCAGGCCGTCCTGAACGCTTACCAGAAGGTTCTGAATCTACTCAGAGACACCGCGACGTCTCAGACTAGAGAGATGCTGTGA
- the LOC122687723 gene encoding 60S ribosomal protein L17-like, which yields MVHYSLDPENPTKSCKSRGSNLCVHFKNTRETAQAIKGMHIRRATKYLKDVTLRKQCVPFCRYNGGVGRCAQAKQWGWTQGRWPKKSAEFLLHMLKNAESNAELKGLDVDSLVIEHIQVNKAPKMRRRTYRAHGRINPYMSSPCHIEMILTEKEQIVPKPEEEVAQKKKIPQKKLKKQKLMARE from the coding sequence ATGGTGCACTATTCACTcgacccagaaaaccccacaaaatcatgcaaatcaagaggttcaaatctttgtgttcactttaagaacactCGTGAGACTGCCCAGGCCATAAAGGGTATGCATATCCGAAGAGCCACCAAGTATCTGAAGGATGTCACTTTAAGGAAGCAATGTGTGCCATTCTGTCGTTACAATGGTGGAGTTGGTAGGTGTGCACAGgccaaacagtggggctggacgcagggtcggtggcccaaaaagagtgctgaatttttactacacatgctcaaaaatgcagagagtaatgctGAACTTAAGGGCTTAGATGTAGATTCTCTGGTCATTGAGCACATCCAAGTGAACAAAGCCCCCAAGATGCGGCGCAGGACTTACAGAGCTCACGGTCGGATCAACCCCTAcatgagctctccctgccacattgagatgatcctgactgaaaaagaacagattgttcctaaaccagaagaggaggttgcacagaagaaaaagataccccagaagaaactgaagaaacaaaaacttatggcccGGGAATAA